attaactattagtatatgcctgaataataagattttaaaatgttgatttcaatagtttattaatcatttactaactcattctggatgatcttaaaaaactgcaactactcttaaatacataTGGTTTgtgaataatgcaatacttcagttagtaatgaaaaatcaatcatTCACAATGTATGAAGGTACAATTATTAAtctcattataaatgtgcttatggGTCAAGAATACATCATTTGCACCTACAGTTattaactgcttactaacatgtattaatgtaaagttaatgtttaaataatgaaataactatatgttaatgtttaataaatggttcacagtgtgtagttattataaagttttgCTGATATTTCTCATGTCAGAAATCATGTGTTATATGAGCTTCATCTACACTAATAATCAGTCAAATACCAGTGTGTTTGTCTTACCGTGTTGAAGAGCAGCGGATCAACAGCGACTGACCGTGAACAACAGAACTATCATTGTTCCCCTTTCAGCAAAACCACAGCAAACCTGCAAGCGACTTAATaaatttgcatgtttttctcTTCAAGTTAATTTAAAGACAGCAAGATATAACCAGAAATTCTATCTTACACCAATCAGTGTGTTTGCAGACAAAAAAGTGAAAGAGTTGATTTCCAGTTGATGCacatcagtgtttatacagtATCAGCAGGAGGAAATGGAGACCACAAAGTGACATTCTCTAATGGTCAACATGAATGACTTGTATTTTCTATAATCActcttgatcaaaacagtctgcagaaacactttgattgacattctctctctgtacgtgtcatcagagtgggaaagccccgcccactaatgctcatctctccctcattagcataaacagcagccctgagtgagaagcagccgtctgtccattagccattagagtgtttgagctgctgaagataatgtcagcataaactaagaggattatagatgtggagttttagatgaagcgcaaatgaacagcgacaggagtctccatagactagCCATagacagacatttgtagctccgccctcttttgtaAAGAGCTCaatctaatttgcatttaaagagtgACCAAAATGTCacaagcctaaaagggtcagtttcagagagataacattatctgtgtgtggtattttgagctgaaacacacacacacacacacacacacacacactctagggacataaAGTGtcataatatgtcccctttaaaacaCAGTTATCCGAGTGTGTTAATGATTTACCTTAATTATTTTATGACGTTACATCTGAACATTTATGAGATCACATGACTGACACAGAACAGTTTGAGGAGCGATCTGAGAGAGCTTCTGCTTGTTTTTCTGAGCGCTCTTTTCTCTCTGGTTTCACTTTGTCATTGGATTGTTAGTGCGGATTCTCTCGATCTGAACGGTTTTACTGCTTCATTCAGAGATTGAACTTCGAGGATATTGTGCAAAGAGAACACAGAGATGCAGACTATAAAGTGTGTCCTCGTTGGGGACGCGGCCGCAGATAAAACCAAACTTGTGATCATCTACACCACTGGAAAAAGTCCGAATGGGTATGTTCCCACTGTGTTTGATAATTATGCTGTCACTGTGATGATCGATGGAGATCCACTGACTCTGGGATTGTTTGATACAGCCTCACAGGAGGATTACGACAGGCTTCGACCACTGTCCTACTCTAATACGGATGTATTCTTGATCTGTTTCTCTCTTGTGGATCCAGAGTCATTCGGGAATGTCAGTGGAAAATGGCTTCCAGAGGTCAGACATTATTGCCCAAACACTCCGATAATTCTAGTCGGGACTAAACTTGAGCTGAGAGACGACACTGAGATTATTGAAAAGCTGAAAGAGAAGAAATAAACCCCCGTTACTTTCCATCAAGGCAAGGCTAAAGCTGCAGAAATAGGAGCTGTGAAGTATGTGGAGTGCTCAGCAGAAACACTGACGGGGGTTAAAACAGCGTTTGATGAAGCCATCAGTGCAGTTTTGAAGCCGCAAAACCTGAAAGCGAAGAAGAAATGCTCAATCTCCTGAACTGACTGTGATCTGAGCTGGAGAAGATAATGTAGACACACTaatgtgtgcttgtttttttgGGAAAGAAGATAAgatgaattaatattttgtgaATATGGATCAGTTCACTGGTTTAATTTGTGATTTAAATGGCATAAATCATTAGTTTAAGCtgacatatagttgaagtcagaatcattagccctcctgaatcattagccgcctgtttatttttacctcaatttctgtttaacagagattttttcagcacatttctaaacacaatagttttaataactcatctctaataactgatttattttctctttgccatgatgacagcacataatatttgactagatattcttcaagacacttctatacagcttaaagtgacatttaaaggcttaactaggttaattaggttaactaggcaggttagggtaattaggcaagctataatataatgatggtttgttctgtagactatcgaacaaaaatatagcttaaaggggctaataatattgaccttaaaatgtttttttaaaaattaaaaactgctttcattctagcctaaataaagcaaatacgactttctccagaagaaaaaatattatcagacatactgtgaaaatttcctgaaacttttgtttggaaaatatttaaaaaagaaaataaaaagcaaatttaattccgacttcaactatgtatacactgcaaaaaatgcttttcttggtTAGAGTTTTTGGCTTGTTTCTtgcccaaatatctaaaaattcttaaatttaagaagcatttttaggcaagtaaaaaatattatcttgttttaagaaataacatTCCAATATTAAGCGAGTTTTTTcttgaaacaagcaaaataagttggcacagtagcctagtggttagaacgccaacatatggtgcagtagcatgtcagggcgtcccgagttcaaatcccggcgCGAGGACATTTCCTTAACCCCCCTTTTTCTCTCTCCAACTAcacttcctgtctcaatactgtcctatctaaaaaccaacccaggctcattctgcgAATGtggtcccgtggacgtttctggagaccgcgaaataagtcccgggaggtacgtatttttgcagtttttgttttcgcgaatccgcgagaggccgctgtccaATGatcttccgcctgtctgcctggatgacaggatgattgaccgtgcgaccggccaattggctgacccaccctcctccgtccctaaacccaaccaacgacgattcacaaaagcagtccagaaaaagaaaagccctcgtctaatttttaccacgttttcggattttaaccacattctcaccctgtgatgaacttgttcgctttattttttggcttttgtttttgttttcttacctgatttctggaaccgctcttccccgaacTCGAACCAGgtcgtcgtcatcgtggtcagcccctctctgcgcctagAGTCcaccaaagtacacgaagagctaaccggacaaactggttgcagcgggaaagccctccacacggaggcgagcggccgacCGGCAAGcaccgaaaggaacggcgtcacaccgccccgcatcattcgcttaaaaaaatgaaatgcagccgtacgtacccccggctacgtatttcgcagtctccagaaatgagagttttcagaatgagcctgggttgctaaaaaaggacaaaaagaaatctttaaaaaaaaaacaagcaaaataatctgctaatggggtaagcaaaataatctatttTTTCTTTCTGGCGTAAGATTACTTTGTTACTcctactggcagattattttgcttggtttaagaaaaaaaactcacttaattctggcatattatttcttaaaacaagacaatcgTTTTTGCTCGTCTAGCAAACGCTTCTCggtttaagaatttttagctGTGTAGGTTGGTGgcttcattatatatttatagtccACTTGTTAAAGTATACCTTTACTTTCATTTCTATATCAAGGTTTTTCCATATCTGACTAGGGTTGCACTTTTCAGGAAACTTCCATTCAAAAACACTCAAACAAATCAGTCATGTGAACTGTTGTAAAACAAATAAtccacatgcaaacacactcaattattgtaaatgacacagtattttactgtaatatgaactgtattttactgtaggagagttatgcagtatgttacatAGGGaaaattgctgtatattttacagtaaagatatacaatactgtaaatacatatacagcatgTTAAATGGTGCatgtaaatacagcatttttgcTGTGAATgatttactgtaagttactggtgaactgctgccagtaagtttcTGTAGATTTTACAGGAGAGTGTAGTAAAAACCGAGAGAGAAGTATAGTCTACATTTAGCTTCAtgcttcaatttaattcatcatgATAATAACATTACGATTGGTGTTTTAacataatattagattagattttagagatggatgtactatgaatatTTTATACAAGTTGTTTTccctatgaacagagatttaccagcctgatctcacgagaaaacgtaagtattttatgttttgtcagtttagtggctaattcagcgagttcagtcgtacgaaaatgtacgattttaaaaaaaagaggcgtggcacctacaactataaccccacccctaaacccaaccgtcattgggtgatgagcaaatcgtactaaattacgaattagatcatacgaattcataagaattagccactaaatcaaaaagttacgaattgtcgtgagattgcattggatttacagtatattaatatatgtacaggtaGCTTTTAATAATCAAAGGTATGCAGATAGATAATATTGAACCTGAACATATGaacataaatacaaatgtatatgtatagtggGTACAATTCAAGATGGAATTGTCTGCACTATGCTATTAGGGAGCATATGGgacaaatctcttttaaattcaaagtttttttgtttgtttgtttgtttgtatacctTACTGTACAGCAATAAACAACATGtctataatattatttcattctctcattcattcatttttctttggcttagtctctcaTTATTCTGACATGACAtgtgctttatgcagcggatgcccttccagccacaacccagtactgggcaacacccatacacacacacacacacacacacacacacgcacacacacgcacacacacacacacacacacacacacacacacgtctatgCTACCAAGAGGGGACCGTCGCTCTATACAGGCCAAGAGGGGACCagggtttctgctcattttaataaaataaaaatcacatacaaattttcttttaaggtcttttttttatataactgaaaataagtatttgaattttttttaaaaacacatgccaagtggggacctgaagctctggGCGACATCTACCTATCCAGCAGGGGACCTTCATAGACTGCAGAGACACTGAGTGTGAAACACACAGACTGCTGGAACACAGACTCTAAACTCACAATCTGACTTGATTTACATGCTAAACtctaacattttaaacatttatatattattaaatattctaatAGTGACATTAAAACCTAAATAATTGAGTTTAATCTGCATAAATTGTTtgttatatatgtgcatatatatcagtatgtatatatatatatatatatatatatatatatatatatatatatatatatatatatatatatatatatatatatatactgtgtgtatatatatatatatatatatatatatatatatatatatatatatatatatatatatatatatatatatatatatatatatatatatatacacacagtatatatatatatatatatatatatacatatatatacacacagtatatatatatatatatatatatatatatatatatatatatatatatatatatatatatatatatatatatatatatatatatatatatatatatatatatatactgctcaatttaaatgagtacaCACATTTAATCAACATCTTAGTGAATATTGACAATATGCACTCCTgtatttttactaaaacacacaccaagtggggacctgaagctctgagTGAGTCTACCTATCCTTTAGAGACTGCTGGAACACAGACATTAACTCACAATCTGACATTATTTAATGCTAAActctaaaacctttttaaaacttttacacacacacacacacgcacacacacacacacacacacacacattcactacagctaatttagtttatcaattatatatagcgcatgtgtttggactgtgggggaaaccggagcaccctgaggaaacctacgccaacacagagagaacatgcaaactgcacctTTTTATTGTGCTCTGTATAAAGCAAATtcctaatttaaataattaacagaTGGAAACGGGTATTATTTATATGCTTAAtcataagattaaaaaaacagtcactttacaataaggtttagtTAGCaaatattagttaatgtattggCTACCATAAACTAATAATGAGCAATACttacacagcatttattaatcatagttcaacacttactaatgcattattaacatctaaattCAGGCTTGTTACCATCAGTTAATGTACTGTgcgttaacatgaactaacaatgaacgactgtattttcatgaactaacatgaacagatactgtaataaatgtgttgttcgttgtttgttcatgttggtaCATGCAttaactcagtgtttcccaaccctgttcctgaaggcacaccaacagtccacattttcaacctctccctaatcaaacacccctGAATcacctcatcagaacattagaagaggctccaaaacctgaagttaatgggtcagataagagaaacaccgaaaatatgtactgttaggaacagggttgggaaacactgcattaactaatacaaccttattgtaaagtgttaccaaaaatccTTTCAAGAGTTTCTTAAATGTCACTAGTGTAAAACAATTGATGTCGTCATTCTGTTTGAAACAGAAACTACGTATGAACAAGAATGCCGTCTGACCTGCAAGGAGCtgtaagggttttttttttggcttcaaaagaaaaataacattggagaaactttatttttgttagcttgAAGTGTTGTCAGTGACAAGTTATTCAAGGGAATCAATAACAAGTGCCTTATTCCATTTACAAAAGTCAAAATGAGAATGCTTTAACATCATGTTAACAAATGTAATTTCCTTCacacttatgccgagttcagattgcttgattttagccccgattttagCGCTGACAGGTTGAGAAAAATCGCTGGcaaatgtctgaaatcacaggcaaatcggtgctcgtgcacgtgagtgacaatcacacactATTAACTACCAAAGACGCCATCTGAGAGAATCACTGATGAGTTgccgatgcctgtgagatatttggcgtgctaaatatGTGGAGGTGTCGGcgatcatgccgtgtgaaatgagttttgactgaaataacatcggcgatcacctacagccaatgagagagcagcattcactagtgtgtgtgtacctggaagtcagcgggaggttgagggagaagttaaaagcgcttattttcagtttatttggacccaagatatggaggaaaaactagtggaggtttgacaggagcacccgtgtctgtttgacgtttcatacagaaagttaaaaaagaaagttgaggagaaattgctaattcccttcaaacccaggagAGCAAATATGTACGcatctaccccattaaaggcttctttctcgttatgtagttaataacaaaagatataccaCATGCTTTTGATtatgagacgtagtttggactaAGTTGTTTGCGATTCTTCCTTttctaaagtcatgcagtgtgaactccCCTGTCGGCGATCcctcttgcagtgtaaacaaagcagcgacagaacgctagcccagatagtcacgcagtgtgaaaacatctgtaacAAGACTACTTTGttaatcatgcagtctgaactcggcacaagtcccttattcatcaggggtcacaacagcaaaatgaaccgccaactaatccagcatatgttttacacagtggatgcccttccagccacaacgcagtactgggaaacacccatacacactcattcatacactacggccaatttagatcatcaattcccctatagcgcatgtgtttggattgtgtgggaaatcggagcacccagaggaaacccacgccaacatgaggagaacatgcaaactccacaaagaaattccaactgacccagccgggactcgaactagcaaccttcttgctgtgaggagacaatGCTAACTATTGAGCCACTGTGCTCAGAGCTATAAAGTAGCAGGGAAATTTACTTCTCTGGATGACTTCCATGTGTTTCATTGCACGaaggaaacaaaaaatgtatttattttaatgactgGTATTAAAATAGGTATTGGTAGAGGTATTGGTGGAATCTACAGAATGCTGGCTATTAATATCTCTGTGGTAAAATGTTCCCACAGTACAAAACATCAACATAAACAGGCCTAGGTCGTTTATTTTAGTGGAGGGCGGAAGAAAGAAGAGGTGTGTCTGGATTGACAAGAAATGTGTTGTGCAGCAGGCAACACTTCTGTTTCGTATTAATGTGTAAGGCATGAGTAGAAGCTTCTGTAAGTTTGATAGcgcatatatataaaaagaattgTCCCTTGCCCTTGTGTTCTGACAAATCCACAGCCAACGTCTGCAAGTAAGTTTTTCCTTTTGATTTGCACCTAAAATGTATGggtcatttttattgttgttactttatgtgtgtgtgtgtgtgtgtgtataccatTACTACAGACAATAGAAATAATTCCCTTAAACATCTTAATCTATGTTGACCTCTTAATTTGTCTTTATTCggaaattaaaacaacaaaatcaatttaatattaaagttattGGTGTCACAGTGGGTACAATcgtagcaagaaggttgctagtttgagtcccggctgggtcagttggcattcctgtgtggagattgaatgttctgcccgtgttgtcgtggtttcctccaggagctcctccaggagtatgggtgtttcccattgttggaatacggctggaagggcatccgctgtgtaaaacatatgctggataagttggtggttcattctgctggggcgacccctgataataaagggactaagccgaaaagaaaatgaatgaatttaatttatttcgtCTGGTTGCTGCAATGTGGGGAATGTCCACTTTGGTCTTGACTTTAAAATTGATTTGTAAATTATTTCATCTGTGAATATACAGCACACAGTATAAATAAGTACATCATTTGAAAATgactatttttttacaattaaaaaaatataaacaaatttttttttatataattatacaaatgaatatattttggtgcatttaatcaaaacagatttattaaacagttaaagtcattaaaataagagtaCGGTCACCAGATGTTTGGTTtactcttattttaataaatataactgtttaataaatctgttttgattaaatgcaccaaaatatattcatTACACTTTAAAGCCCAAAAAGTCAACtcaggctctttctgaaaacgtagtcccatggatgtttctggagactgcaaattatgtagccggaggtacgtatggctgcatttcatttttttttttaagcgaacgctattGGGGACGTTCCTTTTGGCGCtcaccggctgaccgcttacctccatgtggagggctttcccgccctCCAGTtagtccagttagctcgtcatgtatgttggcagacttgagatgcaaagagaAGTTGCCCATGATGACggtgaccgggttcgagtccggggaagagtggttcagtgaacaacagggtgagaatgtggtaaaatccgaaaacgtagtaaaactcagacaagggcttttctttttctggacagcttttgtaaaccgtcgattgggtttagggaagtaagcggatGGGTGGGTCAATccgtaaaattggttgggtttaggaaaggaggagggtgggtcagtcaattggccggtagcccagtcaatcattcagtcattcagttgGTCGACAATGGCAGTGGTaagtttacgcaagaacagcgcgGGCGAGAACGGCACTcacgagagacatttgagatctgaaaaagcgcacacagcggcctcttcgCACTCgcgaaaataaaaatgcaaaaatacgtacctcccgtctccagaaacgtccacggcactatgttttcagaatgagcttgggttgcaaaaagtgaaggtaactcaaatcattcaaggaaaccgattgcaacaaaccatttaagttcaaaaactaatcctaatgagtgctgtgaacttaatccatttgagtaaatgaagcaatttgagcgtAGTAAAGCCCATAAagggagaactcaaaccaactgagtactgtaaaacccaataagttaaggcaactcaaaccatttgagtgaatcgaactttcagtcaattttgagataactacactcatttcatttgataaagtcgactgttgggttttacagtgtaggaataaAGAgacaatgcatttaaattcaaataaagtatttaataaataaatgaaactttacaaactacaaaactgaaactaaattatatatatagtgttacAGTTCTCTTGATTTCTCATTTATATCACAATTCCCTCATGGGGTCCCAACACAAACAGAGTAAATCaacttaaatgtgtttaaatttaagtggattgaacataaaacaattaagttgtcctaaaaaaacctcaacaattgtgttgattTGAACAAGCAGCGATTAAAAGAATAATATGTTGGGTGTATTTTTTCCTAATATATTAATTTGGCTGTACTCATTTCTGCACTGGGACTTCTAACCATTACCAGATTTCAGACAGATCActgtaaaaccttttttttttttttaggcagtGTGAAGCAGCAGAACACTTTGGCATGCAGATGGACAAACGAAACTTCCCTGTCTTGAGCAATGACTACTTTTATGGCCTCCACTCTTGTTTGCTGGGTTGCTGAATTGTAAGGATGGATTATCTGAGCCAGAgctgtatttatttgttcattttctcaTAATGATGAGTCTCAACAGGATTATGTGCTGCGCAAATGAAGTCTATAAAGTGTGTCGTTGTTGGGGACGCGGCTGCAGATAAAGCCACGCTTCTGACCAGCTATATCACTGGTAAATATCCAAATGAATACACCCCCACTGTGTTTGATAATTGTGCTGCCCCTGTGGTTGTTGATGGCAATCCAGTGACTCTGGGACTGTGGGATATAGCAGGACAGGACGATTACAACAGGCTTCGACCACTTTCCTACCCAGAGACGGATGTGTTCTTGATCTGTTTCTCTCTTGTGGATCCACGCTCATTTGAGTTGGCCAGTGAAAAG
This genomic stretch from Danio aesculapii chromosome 1, fDanAes4.1, whole genome shotgun sequence harbors:
- the LOC130222866 gene encoding ras-related C3 botulinum toxin substrate 1-like, producing MKSIKCVVVGDAAADKATLLTSYITGKYPNEYTPTVFDNCAAPVVVDGNPVTLGLWDIAGQDDYNRLRPLSYPETDVFLICFSLVDPRSFELASEKWFPEVRHFCPNTPIILVGTKLDLRDDTEIINELARYKICPITFNQGQAKAEEIGAVKYLECSAKTLKGVKTVFEEAIRAVLNPQEESIRKRKCLIL
- the LOC130222872 gene encoding ras-related C3 botulinum toxin substrate 1-like, whose translation is MQTIKCVLVGDAAADKTKLVIIYTTGKSPNGYVPTVFDNYAVTVMIDGDPLTLGLFDTASQEDYDRLRPLSYSNTDVFLICFSLVDPESFGNVSGKWLPEVRHYCPNTPIILVGTKLELRDDTEIIEKLKEKK